A DNA window from Synchiropus splendidus isolate RoL2022-P1 chromosome 2, RoL_Sspl_1.0, whole genome shotgun sequence contains the following coding sequences:
- the dchs2 gene encoding protocadherin-23 isoform X1, with the protein MSRKSVLVFVLLALLWHQSLAQVFNLTLTVKEGLPADTIVGDLGAGFSTPSTGFFISESRDSYVFRDLEIDPDTGLISTAVVLDRESRDIYEFVAATLTGEVIRVKILVEDVNDHSPVFPSEEVELGISELSPFGSRFQLEGARDQDVGEFGTQGYRISEGRMAEMFQLEYRNGNLDLILVSKLDREAQDFYSLTIEAFDGGIPARTGALQVNIHILDENDNPPVFNQTEYHTSIMESAPVMSTVCQVHATDQDQGENSRITYEINHRQSDPHEIFSINETTGEIYLNKPLDFEANSFHELIVTARDNGAQPEQSSAHVGVKVLNVNDNSPTINVLFLSEAGDAVVSEAASLGDYVARVSVSDPDVDTAEIAVALEGDDGMFALKQTDDFLFALCVNAKLDREEKDLYELKVRVTDFGSPPLSSETVLLIRVMDSNDCPPVFDRDTYTVNVREDAPIGASLIQIQARDADEGPNSDLRYSILRSNQDQLISIDPLTGLVMTAAGLDRERQAEVWYLVMAEDGGEPALSSTATVTLRIEDVNDNEPMFLQPLYNVSIPEHSDAGTCFLQVVARDLDSAEFGSLLYSLSDGFDGQNQHSLFQVQPQTGELCVAGDIDRDAGTTFHDLVVRVEDPGGLSAQTYVHIEIEDLNDNAPVFNPAEYTTSISSHTHPGAELLTVLAADPDSGRFGQVFYQLLPGDLSSMFTLDKHTGTLFLTSALTHLGAAGIKLYVTAQDGGGLTSVRPAEITIGVVRSSQAPPTFQRSRYSFSVPEDAAAGSSVGIVEAASSADSTESVFYRISSGDPHGLFSVHPTSGLISTLKALDHESQPYALLVLQAYSGSSPVYSTTQVNATILDLNDNTPVFPKSSDSVVVSQNTPPGTVVFIAHAHDEDSGANGRVLYFLKSSRDGMFAVDHSFGTVILNRSLQAETPTRHQLLIVAQDEGVPSLSSTLTLTVSVDHSSAEHNLAFETLVYQVEIGEGYRKDARVIQVRAHQSQDSHTSVAYSLAAEVGFPLPPFRIHPQTGWLYLTHNLDYETEPAFHFKALATTKDGANATATVIVQVLDINDNIPEFSTDAYYFTVSEGTSPQGLVGKVEAVDKDSGKNGQLTYILLSDGKFFRINAKTGEIFNWVALDREQHCQHRLKVMVTDQGHPRLNSTATVHILVTDVNDNAPHFTHLPASKETNVQMWAGVPAGSRVTTMFAKDVDAGENGTITFSIATDDMEETLGHFEIDSRTGDIRNTELFSHEVQQFYTLKVIACDKGSPSLQEVATIHIQVHGVEAHYGHAEQPIVRIFSVKEDRAPGTVIGSAAVSDDGRFHYSIMEGDGSINFGIDGSSGDIYIYQPLDYESVVQYFLLICAEDAPLTSGVNVTLLVSVTVEDVNDHSPWFPDPLVTLGVREDAAVGTMILAFHAKDADGTFTNSNLRYSLASDSGPSHSPFQINPLTGCLTVAAPLDRESSSSFAFTVMATDRAERREERRQAWATAQLFLLDVNDNRPIFTSADSVQVMEDAEVGSQLHHFITTDGDRGDNGVVSYFLMAGDADKLFTLEEKTGLLFLLAPLDFETQSVYRLTVRAVDHGRPSLTSTHTLTVEVVDVNDQPPVFTQVLYNASVAENRDAGETVIQVSATDKDSGQSAVVWYSLLPGPGYELFNIDPYSGLITTTSCLDREQQQTLTLRVQARDSSARPLSATATVLCTVLDTNDNPPEFMQSSFQISFPENQPAGIIYTARASDPDHGENGTVLYSILGEDQGSRFSINSNTGEVSTNKILDREDKRNYTLTLQARDDGRVPLHSSMQLHLVLLDMNDNGPTFLWKRYQASVSEEIRPGTEVLRVAALDPDEGPNGDISYSLTENSSLGTFSIDASTGVIRTLRRLDRERCSRYTLHVEAADGCPQGPLSSVVSVTIDVEDVNDHIPVCTENPTEAWVSTKSLPGEILATVTATDADRGENGTVQFSFPDEEDLFHINQSGEITLRSPVGDGFSGKTLQVVVSDGGRPAMTSTCLVFVHLKGEVQRLQFTNKAYNSSVDENSRAGTWIGQVEALDETNGRQRLTYSMFRGSEGDVFSINPHTGEIRVQKDNALDHETSPQMELVVLVGNGQQTAHCKVTITLLDINDNRPVFEHDTYRAAVWEGQMLNTSVLQVRTLPICTEETTTDALSIVSQVFAFDDDSGINGQIEYSIISGNHNDAFVLDSTEGILRTNVLLDHEITSSYRLVLQATDRGSPSLSSTTTVTVQVVDVNDNSPAIPPLEPVLIAENLPAGYVVTQVTANDVDRGSTITYSFPDDTNTDGTFAIDRYTGVITLARALDYQEQTEYILHISASDSIHQTTGEVKVQVLDVNDHPPVFTKASYQVELPELVPQDTFVLSVSATDRDSGDSGKVSYKLLTSASHGFYIHPNNGSIYTSKPMRSSETGSSATLLVEARDAGDPVLSSVTAVDVLIHDTNDHAPAFLQDVYTLTVPEDTPRGTTLLTLSADDQDSSPENTHLEFSIIKGNEEKIFCLEVQTIQVENQMKNVGRLVLCKPLDREVTEHHQMTVSVSDRGTPPLNNSALVMVTVSDCNDNSPSFSRREYHAQVSENSLVGTKLVQIRAQDPDLGTNGLLKYEIISGNNKGHYKLDPQTGILVVSSLLDYEEDPFYTLTIRAIDGMESSEDRNVAFTVVFITILDENDNTPFFTFPTFNCSVLENQPVFTHTCSVRAIDNDLGPYGQLTYSILSSCFMDYGSNSPERREAFAIDALTGDIHTEQTFDYERDSDYCFVVEARDKGDKAASVTVHTKIRGVDEFSPVFTQKQYHFLLPENTKSGATVGYVMAMDHDRGVDGMVEYSLVNSSPFFAINRTIGAISVSNHVFHRRGRYGTDDMVELVVSAGSPRLGSRTTTCLVSINISSSAEALTGVPLDVHMFSLSVSLAIFLLILVIFVSLVLRSKMKEAALKKAATIAAQQNNFSGSLSQESGQLNGAVSLMEIKRPSILVTKRDTLNPYTPTDSSGRGSAEGETAEDQEIKWINEYSCHGRDKFRPTEVSDSAFPGDSISCHSIDVGPEHLFNEGMVSTDSMYTFREEGGGEGLLPVTLRVKDLDEAVEAKGSAPLSDTHAFADSLSSILFPEEHMYGIYNWEHLLQWEPRFHTLASVFTDIAMLPDEALQGRHEALAADSCSLMYPPPLITGVAQPGIRTVLPRRPTRDPSLRRRPSYPRYAYSPLGRNTGLTPSAMTPTFTPSLTSLTMRTPNASPVLDTRVRGIRLDAGPQTASLLEAEIQV; encoded by the exons ATGTCTCGCAAAAGCGTCTTGGTGTTTGTCCTCCTGGCTCTGCTGTGGCACCAGTCGCTCGCTCAGGTGTTCAACCTGACGCTGACGGTCAAAGAAGGCCTTCCCGCTGACACCATCGTTGGAGACCTGGGTGCTGGCTTCAGTACGCCCAGCACAGGGTTTTTCATCTCCGAGAGCAGAGACTCGTACGTCTTCAGAGACCTGGAAATCGACCCGGACACCGGGCTCATCTCCACTGCGGTGGTTCTGGACCGAGAGAGCCGAGACATTTATGAATTTGTGGCGGCAACACTTACAGGTGAGGTGATCCGAGTCAAAATCTTAGTTGAGGACGTCAACGATCATTCGCCGGTGTTTCCTTCAGAGGAGGTTGAGTTAGGGATATCTGAGTTGTCCCCCTTTGGGAGCCGGTTCCAGTTGGAGGGAGCTAGAGACCAAGATGTTGGGGAGTTTGGTACCCAAGGCTATAGAATCTCAGAGGGCAGGATGGCAGAGATGTTCCAACTGGAGTACCGTAACGGCAACCTGGATCTGATCCTGGTGAGCAAGCTTGACAGAGAGGCTCAGGACTTCTACTCGCTCACCATTGAGGCCTTCGATGGTGGCATCCCAGCCAGGACCGGGGCGCTTCAGGTCAACATCCACATCCTGGATGAGAACGACAACCCGCCGGTGTTCAACCAGACGGAGTATCATACTTCGATTATggaaagtgctccagtgatgtcGACAGTGTGTCAGGTTCATGCCACAGACCAGGACCAGGGCGAGAACTCTCGGATCACCTACGAAATCAACCACCGCCAGAGCGACCCTCATGAGATCTTCTCCATCAATGAGACCACCGGGGAGATTTACCTCAACAAGCCTCTTGACTTCGAGGCCAACAGCTTCCATGAGTTGATCGTCACTGCCAGAGACAACGGGGCTCAGCCGGAGCAGAGCAGTGCCCACGTGGGCGTGAAGGTCCTCAACGTCAATGACAACAGTCCGACCATCAACGTGTTGTTTCTCAGTGAAGCAGGAGATGCAGTGGTCTCGGAAGCAGCATCTCTTGGCGATTACGTTGCCCGGGTTTCTGTGTCGGACCCAGACGTGGATACGGCAGAGATTGCGGTTGCCCTCGAGGGCGACGATGGGATGTTCGCCCTGAAGCAGACAGATGACTTCCTGTTCGCTTTATGTGTCAATGCAAAGCtggacagagaagagaaggaccTCTATGAGCTGAAGGTTCGGGTGACAGATTTTGGGTCGCCCCCTCTCAGCAGTGAGACAGTCCTGCTAATACGAGTGATGGACAGTAACGACTGTCCACCGGTTTTCGACAGGGACACGTATACAGTCAACGTCAGGGAGGACGCACCTATTGGTGCCTCCCTGATCCAGATCCAGGCCCGGGACGCAGATGAAGGTCCAAACTCAGACCTCAGATACTCCATCCTCAGATCTAACCAGGACCAACTGATCAGCATCGACCCGCTGACGGGTCTGGTCATGACGGCAGCAGGTTTGGATCGAGAGAGGCAGGCGGAGGTTTGGTATCTGGTCATGGCGGAAGACGGAGGAGAACCTGCGCTGTCATCTACAGCCACAGTTACCCTGAGGATAGAGGATGTCAACGACAATGAGCCGATGTTCCTGCAGCCGCTTTACAATGTGTCTATCCCTGAACACAGCGACGCCGGAACCTGCTTTTTACAG GTGGTGGCCAGAGACCTGGACAGCGCTGAGTTTGGGTCGCTGCTCTATTCTCTCTCGGATGGCTTCGACGGACAGAACCAGCACTCCCTCTTCCAGGTCCAACCCCAGACGGGGGAGCTGTGTGTCGCCGGGGACATCGATCGAGACGCCGGGACAACTTTCCACGACCTAGTGGTCCGAGTTGAAGATCCA GGTGGTCTCAGCGCTCAGACCTACGTCCACATCGAGATCGAAGACCTGAACGACAACGCTCCGGTCTTCAACCCTGCTGAGTACACCACCAGcatcagcagccacacacacccgGGCGCAGAACTTCTCACAGTCCTGGCTGCAGATCCAGACTCCGGCAGGTTCGGGCAGGTCTTCTACCAACTCCTCCCGGGGGACTTGTCCAGCATGTTCACGCTTGATAAACACACAG GAACACTCTTCTTGACCTCCGCTCTGACCCATCTTGGTGCGGCCGGCATCAAACTGTACGTGACAGCTCAGGACGGCGGTGGCCTGACCTCGGTGCGACCGGCAGAGATCACCATCGGTGTCGTCCGCAGCTCTCAGGCTCCACCCACATTCCAGCGCTCGAGATATTCCTTCAGCGTTCCTGAAGATGCTGCCGCGGGATCCAGCGTGGGGATAGTAGAGGCTGCCAGCTCTGCCG ATTCTACAGAGTCTGTGTTCTACCGAATCTCCTCCGGCGACCCTCATGGTCTGTTCTCTGTTCATCCAACATCTGGACTGATCAGCACCCTCAAAGCTCTGGACCATGAGTCGCAGCCGTACGCTCTGCTGGTTCTCCAGGCCTACTCTGGGTCTTCGCCCGTCTACAGCACCACACAGGTCAATGCCACCATCCTAGACTTGAACGACAACACTCCGGTTTTCCCCAAATCCTCCGACTCTGTCGTCGTGTCTCAGAACACCCCACCTGGAACGGTGGTGTTTATTGCGCACGCACATGACGAAGACAGCGGTGCAAACGGCAGAGTGCTCTACTtcctgaagagcagcagggACGGCATGTTTGCTGTCGACCACAGCTTTGGAACAGTCATACTAAACCGGAGTTTGCAGGCAGAAACCCCGACACGTCATCAGCTGCTGATTGTAGCTCAAGACGAAGGAGTGCCGTCGCTGAGCTCCACGCTGACCCTCACTGTCAGTGTGGACCACAGCAGTGCTGAGCACAACCTGGCCTTCGAGACGTTGGTCTACCAGGTGGAGATCGGCGAGGGATACAGGAAAGATGCCCGGGTTATCCAAGTGAGGGCGCACCAGAGCCAAGACTCTCACACAAGCGTCGCCTATTCCCTGGCTGCCGAGGTGGGGTTTCCTCTCCCTCCGTTTCGCATTCACCCACAGACGGGCTGGTTGTATCTGACCCACAACTTGGACTACGAAACAGAGCCAGCCTTTCACTTTAAAGCGTTAGCTACTACAAAGGATGGCGCTAACGCCACAGCGACAGTGATCGTCCAGGTGCTGGACATTaacgacaacattccagagttCAGCACTGACGCCTACTACTTCACTGTGTCTGAGGGTACGTCGCCTCAAGGCCTAGTGGGCAAAGTCGAGGCTGTAGACAAGGACTCGGGGAAGAACGGCCAACTGACCTACATCCTGCTCTCTGATGGGAAGTTCTTCCGCATCAACGCGAAAACAG GTGAAATCTTTAACTGGGTGGCGTTGGATCGGGAGCAGCACTGCCAGCACAGGTTAAAGGTCATGGTGACGGACCAAGGACACCCCAGACTCAACTCCACTGCCACTGTCCACATCCTGGTCACCGACGTTAACGACAACGCTCCGCACTTCACTCACCTGCCTGCTAGCAAGGAGACAAACGTCCAG ATGTGGGCCGGAGTGCCAGCTGGCTCTCGGGTGACGACCATGTTTGCCAAGGACGTGGACGCAGGAGAAAATGGAACCATTACTTTTTCAATAGCCACAG ACGACATGGAGGAAACTTTGGGGCATTTTGAGATTGACAGCAGAACAGGAGACATCAGAAACACAGAACTCTTCAGCCACGAGGTGCAACAGTTTTACACTCTCAAGGTCATAGCCTGCGATAAAGGAAGTCCCTCACTACAGGAAGTTGCTACCATTCACATAcag gtccatggAGTGGAGGCCCACTATGGTCACGCTGAGCAGCCGATTGTGAGAATATTTTCGGTGAAAGAGGACAGAGCTCCAGGGACAGTTATTGGCTCTGCTGCGGTGTCCGATGATGGAAGGTTTCACTACTCCATCATGGAGGGAGATGGCAGCATCAACTTTGGGATTGACGGCTCCTCTGGCGACATTTACATCTACCAGCCTCTGGACTACGAGTCTGTGGTGCAGTACTTCCTCCTGATCTGCGCTGAGGATGCTCCACTCACTTCTGGGGTGAACGTGACTTTGCTGGTCAGTGTGACAGTGGAGGACGTAAATGACCACTCGCCCTGGTTCCCCGATCCACTGGTCACCCTCGGTGTGAGGGAGGACGCTGCAGTGGGTACCATGATCTTGGCTTTCCACGCTAAAGATGCTGATGGGACATTTACAAACAGCAATCTACGTTACTCCTTGGCGTCAGACTCCGGACCGTCACACTCGCCATTCCAGATAAACCCACTGACTGGCTGCTTGACCGTAGCAGCACCGTTGGACCGGGAGAGCTCCAGCAGCTTCGCCTTCACGGTGATGGCCACTGACCgggcagagaggagggaagagaggCGGCAGGCGTGGGCAACTGCTCAGTTGTTTCTGCTGGACGTGAACGATAACCGACCCATCTTCACCTCTGCTGACTCGGTTCAGGTGATGGAGGATGCAGAGGTGGGAAGTCAGCTGCATCACTTCATCACCACGGATGGAGACAGAGGAGACAACGGAGTGGTCTCTTACTTCCTCATGGCTGGAGACGCAGACAAACTCTTTACTCTGGAGGAGAAAACAG GTCTCTTGTTTCTGTTGGCTCCTCTGGACTTCGAGACTCAGAGCGTCTACCGTCTGACGGTGCGTGCCGTCGATCACGGCCGTCCCTCGCTAACTTCCACTCACACTTTAACGGTGGAGGTGGTGGATGTGAATGACCAGCCGCCAGTCTTCACCCAAGTGCTTTATAACGCCAGCGTGGCCGAGAACAGAGACGCAGGAGAGACGGTGATCCAGGTTTCTGCTACTGATAAAGACTCAG GTCAGAGCGCGGTGGTGTGGTACAGTCTGCTGCCAGGACCCGGCTACGAGCTCTTCAACATCGACCCGTACAGCGGTCTGATCACCACCACGTCGTGCCtggacagagagcagcagcaaaCCCTCACCCTCAGAG tcCAGGCTCGCGACAGCAGCGCCCGGCCGTTGTCTGCCACCGCCACAGTGCTGTGTACCGTGCTGGACACCAACGACAATCCTCCAGAATTCATGCAGTCGTCCTTCCAGATCAGCTTCCCAGAAAACCAACCAGCAGGAATCATTTACACAGCCCGGGCGAGTGACCCGGACCATGGCGAGAACGGAACCGTGCTGTACTCTATTCTTG GTGAGGACCAAGGGAGTCGCTTCTCcatcaacagcaacactggagAAGTGAGCACCAATAAGATCCTGGACCGTGAGGACAAGAGGAACTACACACTGACCTTGCAAGCGCGAGACGATGGGCGTGTACCACTTCACTCCTCCATGCAGCTCCACTTGGTGCTGCTGGACATGAATGACAACGGCCCAACCTTTCTTTGGAAGCGATACCAGGCTTCAGTATCTGAGGAGATACGACCAGGAACTGAAGTCCTACGAGTGGCCGCACTTGATCCTGATGAAGGGCCCAACGGAGATATAAGCTACTCCCTAACGGAGAACAGCAGTCTTGGGACCTTCTCAATAGATGCGTCCACAGGTGTGATCCGGACCCTCAGGCGCTTGGACAGAGAGCGCTGCTCTCGCTACACTCTCCATGTGGAGGCTGCTGATGGCTGCCCTCAAGGTCCGCTGAGTTCTGTGGTGTCAGTGACCATAGACGTAGAGGATGTCAACGACCACATTCCAGTCTGTACAGAAAATCCAACAGAAGCTTGGGTTTCCACCAAGAGTCTTCCGGGTGAGATCCTGGCCACGGTCACGGCTACCGATGCCGATCGGGGCGAGAACGGAACGGTGCAGTTCTCTTTCCCTGACGAGGAAGACCTCTTCCACATAAACCAGTCTGGTGAAATCACACTCAGAAGCCCAGTGGGAGACGGCTTTTCTGGGAAGACACTGCAGGTCGTCGTTTCGGATGGAGGACGACCTGCAATGACCTCTACCTGCCTCGTGTTTGTCCACCTGAAGGGGGAAGTCCAGCGACTACAGTTCACCAACAAAGCATACAATTCCTCAGTCGACGAAAACAGTCGAGCTG GGACTTGGATTGGGCAAGTTGAAGCCCTGGATGAAACAAACGGCCGACAAAGACTCACCTACAGTATGTTTAGAGGCAGCGAGGGAGACGTTTTCTCCATTAACCCCCATACAG GAGAGATCCGCGTCCAGAAAGACAACGCTCTGGACCACGAGACAAGCCCTCAGATGGAGCTGGTGGTTTTGGTGGGCAATGGTCAACAGACTGCTCACTGCAAAGTCACCATCACTTTACTGGACATCAATGACAACAGGCCGGTGTTTGAGCACGACACCTACAGAGCGGCCGTATGGGAGGGACAAATGCTCAACACCAGCGTCTTGCAGGTGAGAACTCTGCCCATATGCACCGAAGAAACCACCACTGACGCCCTCTCAATTGTCTCCCAGGTGTTTGCCTTCGATGACGACAGCGGAATCAATGGACAGATTGAGTATTCAATTATTTCTGGTAACCATAATGACGCATTCGTGCTGGACTCAACTGAAGGGATTCTCAGAACGAATGTCTTGTTGGACCATGAGATCACCTCCTCCTATAg GCTGGTTCTGCAGGCTACAGACAGGGGGAGCCCTTCACTCAGCAGCACGACCACAGTCACTGTTCAAGTTGTGGACGTCAATGACAACAGCCCTGCAATTCCTCCATTGGAGCCTGTTTTAATAGCAGAAA ATCTCCCAGCAGGCTATGTGGTCACTCAGGTGACTGCGAACGACGTAGACCGAGGCTCAACCATCACCTACAGCTTTCCAGACGACACAAACACAGATGGTACGTTTGCCATTGACCGCTACACGGGGGTGATCACCTTGGCCCGAGCCCTGGACTACCAAGAGCAGACAGAGTACATTCTTCACATATCTGCATCCGACTCCATCCACCAGACCACAGGAGAGGTCAAAGTTCAAGTGCTGGATGTCAATGACCATCCGCCGGTGTTCACCAAGGCCTCCTACCAG GTGGAATTGCCCGAGCTTGTGCCACaggacacatttgttttgtcggTTTCTGCCACCGACCGAGACTCCGGTGACAGTGGGAAGGTCTCCTACAAGCTCCTGACGTCTGCGTCACACGGATTTTACATTCACCCCAACAATG GGTCGATTTACACCAGCAAACCCATGAGATCAAGTGAAACCGGGAGCTCTGCCACCCTTCTTGTTGAAGCCAGAGATGCGGGCGATCCGGTGCTCTCGAGCGTCACCGCCGTTGACGTGCTAATTCATGACACCAACGACCATGCGCCGGCATTCCTTCAGGACGTCTATACGCTGACAGTACCAGAGGACACCCCCAGGGGCACCACTCTCTTGACGCTGTCCGCAGATGACCAAGATTCCAGCCCTGAAAACACTCACCTAGAATTCAGTATTATCAAAGGGAATGAGGAGAAAATATTTTGCCTTGAAGTCCAAACAATTCAAGTCGAGAATCAAATGAAAAACGTGGGACGGCTTGTTCTCTGTAAGCCGTTGGACCGTGAGGTTACAGAGCACCATCAAATGACTGTGAGCGTGTCTGATCGAGGAACGCCTCCGCTGAACAACTCTGCTCTCGTGATGGTGACTGTGTCGGACTGCAATGACAATTCCCCGTCGTTTTCCAGGCGTGAGTATCATGCTCAGGTCAGTGAGAACAGCCTGGTTGGTACCAAGCTGGTTCAGATCAGAGCGCAGGATCCAGACCTAGGAACGAACGGTCTGCTGAAGTACGAGATCATCTCCGGTAACAACAAAGGTCATTACAAGCTCGACCCCCAGACTGGCATCTTAGTGGTCAGCAGTTTACTGGACTATGAAGAAGACCCGTTCTACACACTTACAATCCGTGCCATAGATGGAATGGAATCGTCTGAAGATAGGAATGTCGCCTTCACAGTTGTTTTCATCACCATTTTGGATGAGAATGATAACACCCCTTTCTTCACGTTCCCCACCTTTAACTGCTCGGTTCTGGAAAATCAACCCGTGTTCACCCACACTTGCTCGGTCCGTGCGATTGACAATGACTTGGGCCCATACGGACAGCTCACCTACTCCATCCTGTCGTCCTGCTTCATGGATTACGGCAGCAACAGCCCTGAGAGGAGAGAGGCCTTTGCCATCGACGCTCTTACAGGTGACATTCACACTGAACAGACCTTTGACTACGAACGTGACAGCGACTACTGTTTTGTCGTGGAAGCCAGAGACAAGGGTGACAAAGCGGCGAGCGTCACGGTGCATACGAAAATCAGGGGTGTGGATGAGTTTAGCCCCGTCTTCACCCAGAAGCAGTACCACTTTCTTCTGCCTGAAAACACCAAGTCTGGAGCGACAGTTGGCTACGTGATGGCCATGGATCATGATAGAGGAGTGGATGGAATGGTGGAGTATTCCCTTGTCAACTCGTCACCGTTTTTCGCAATCAACAGAACTATTGGAGCCATTTCCGTTTCGAATCACGTGTTTCATCGGCGAGGCCGCTACGGCACTGACGACATGGTTGAGCTGGTTGTGTCTGCAGGCAGTCCACGACTGGGCTCCAGAACCACCACCTGCCTTGTCTCTATAAACATCTCCAGTTCAGCAGAGGCTCTGACTGGGGTTCCACTAGATGTCCACATGTTCAGCCTCAGTGTCTCACTTGCTATATTCCTCCTTATCCTTGTCATTTTCGTGAGTTTGGTTTTGCGGTCCAAAATGAAAGAGGCTGCTTTAAAAAAGGCAGCTACTATAGCTGCACAGcaaaataacttttcaggctCCCTCAGTCAAGAAAGTGGACAATTGAACGGTGCAGTTTCTCTGATGGAAATAAAGCGCCCCAGTATCCTGGTGACCAAACGGGACACGTTGAACCCTTACACTCCCACGGATTCCAGCGGCCGTGGATCTGCAGAGGGCGAAACAGCTGAGGACCAGGAAATAAAATGGATCAATGAATACTCTTGTCACGGAAGAGACAAGTTCAGACCCACTGAGGTCTCAGACTCGGCGTTTCCAGGGGACAGTATATCCTGTCACTCCATTGATGTCGGACCGGAGCACCTCTTCAATGAGGGGATGGTCAGCACAGACAGCATGTACACGTTCAGAGAAGAGGGAGGCGGAGAGGGACTGCTACCTGTGACGCTCCGAGTGAAGGATTTAGATGAGGCCGTGGAAGCGAAAGGGTCCGCCCCTCTCTCTGACACGCATGCTTTTGCAGATTCTTTATCATCAATCCTGTTTCCAGAGGAGCACATGTATGGAATCTACAACTGGGAACACCTTTTGCAGTGGGAGCCTCGCTTCCACACTCTAGCCTCGGTCTTTACAGACATAGCCATGCTCCCCGATGAGGCTCTGCAAGGACGACATGAGGCATTAGCAGCAGACTCTTGCAGCCTCATGTACCCACCCCCTCTAATAACAGGGGTAGCTCAACCAGGCATCCGAACTGTGCTGCCACGGAGGCCGACTAGAGATCCAAGCCTAAGAAGGAGGCCCTCTTACCCCAGGTATGCCTATTCTCCTTTAGGCAGGAACACAGGCCTAACCCCATCAGCCATGACCCCCACCTTCACCCCTTCTCTGACGTCCCTCACAATGAGGACGCCTAATGCTTCTCCAGTTTTGGACACCAGAGTCAGAGGCATCAGACTTGATGCTGGGCCCCAAACTGCAAGTCTACTGGAGGCCGAAATCCAagtataa